In a single window of the Vicia villosa cultivar HV-30 ecotype Madison, WI unplaced genomic scaffold, Vvil1.0 ctg.002294F_1_1, whole genome shotgun sequence genome:
- the LOC131638365 gene encoding zinc finger CCCH domain-containing protein 34-like — protein MDHYPRSVEPSRSDPSPEWTGPDPQTGLEEPMWQLGLGAGEDSYPLRPDEADCTYYLRTGFCGFGSRCRFNHPRDRSAVIGAASRIVGEYPERAGQPVCQYYMRTRSCKFGASCKYHHPRQAGGTDASPVSLNYYGYPLRPGEKECSYFVKTGQCKFGATCKFDHPVPPGVQIQAPSPVPPVSPLHVQVPAPIYPTVQPPSGPSSQQIGVLVARPPLLPGSFVQSPYGPVVLSPTMVPFSGWSPYQATATSPVLPSGNPANVSSTQLYGISQLPSPGNAYTGPYQPSASSVGPSSRGHNEQSFPARPNQQEYHYYSKPEELSFGPSYRYNQPPDMSAQKANVVLGPAGLPLRPGAAPCAHYTQRGICKFGPTCKFDHPIASLSYSPSASSLTDVPVAPHFVGSSVGTLVPSSSSSELQPELTTVSSGESVPSRIPSSASTTTGSVGLNLSTGGPVSQSSTRSSSPLPAANTTSSNVSHTSS, from the exons ATGGACCATTATCCCCGGTCCGTTGAGCCTTCTCGCTCTGATCCGTCGCCGGAATGGACCGGACCCGACCCCCAGACCGGTCTCGAAG AACCTATGTGGCAATTGGGGCTAGGTGCTGGAGAGGATTCGTATCCACTACGACCCGATGAAGCTGATTGCACTTACTATTTGAGAACAGGCTTCTGTGGCTTTGGTTCTAGGTGTCGGTTCAACCATCCTCGTGACCGTAGCGCG GTTATTGGAGCTGCTTCTAGGATTGTAGGAGAGTATCCAGAACGTGCAGGCCAGCCTGTGTGCCAG TATTATATGAGGACAAGATCTTGCAAATTTGGTGCGTCTTGCAAGTACCATCATCCTAGACAGGCAGGAGGCACTGATGCTAGTCCTGTGTCACTAAATTATTATGGATATCCACTACGTCCG GGTGAAAAGGAGTGTTCCTATTTTGTGAAAACAGGACAATGCAAGTTTGGTGCAACTTGTAAATTTGATCATCCAGTTCCTCCTGGTGTCCAAATTCAAGCTCCATCACCTGTTCCCCCAGTTTCACCTTTACATGTACAAGTACCTGCCCCAATATATCCAACCGTACAGCCTCCATCTGGTCCTTcatcacaacaaattggtgtacTGGTCGCTAGGCCACCTCTACTACCTGGTTCGTTTGTCCAGAGCCCTTATGGACCTGTAGTATTGTCCCCAACCATGGTCCCCTTTTCTGGCTGGAGTCCTTATCAG GCTACTGCAACGAGCCCTGTACTTCCTTCTGGCAATCCTGCTAATGTTAGTTCCACACAGCTTTATGGCATAAGCCAGCTACCTTCACCAGGTAATGCCTATACCGGACCTTATCAACCTTCTGCTTCCTCGGTTGGTCCTTCAAGCAGAGGTCATAATGAGCAGTCGTTTCCAGCTAGGCCTAATCAACAAGAATATCATTATTACTCTAAACCAGAGGAGCTTTCATTTGGTCCATCATATAGGTATAACCAACCTCCAGACATGAGTGCACAAAAAGCGAATGTTGTCCTTGGTCCTGCAGGTCTTCCTTTACGCCCG GGGGCAGCACCTTGCGCTCATTACACACAGCGTGGTATATGCAAATTTGGTCCCACATGCAAATTTGATCATCCTATTGCATCACTGAGTTACAGTCCATCTGCTTCTTCCCTGACTGATGTGCCAGTTGCACCACACTTTGTGGGTTCATCTGTTGGTACTCTTgttccttcatcttcttcatcagaatTGCAGCCGGAACTTACCACAGTATCCAGTGGAGAATCTGTTCCATCCAGAATACCTTCATCAGCTAGCACTACAACTGGATCAGTTGGCTTGAATTTGTCAACTGGAGGCCCTGTTTCTCAATCCAGCACGCGGAGTTCTAGTCCGTTACCAGCTGCCAACACCACAAGTAGTAATGTCTCTCACACCTCAAGTTAA